A region of Paraburkholderia sp. BL23I1N1 DNA encodes the following proteins:
- a CDS encoding xanthine dehydrogenase family protein molybdopterin-binding subunit has translation MNLIGQPLDRIDGLLKVTGEARYAGEFSEARLAHAVLVTSTIARGTIASIDASRAQALPGVLLVMTYQNAPRLPNGGKPALTPPGVRRLSLLQDNEIHYNNEPVAVVVADTLEHATDAARQLRITYQSSAATLDFAQAKPNGHAPDRPQGRITDTQRGSFEDGMRSGTVHVDAVYTTPIEHHNPMEPHATMAHWDGPQLTLYDSTQGVSNAAQAVARTLGMSPGDVRVISPFIGGGFGCKGSSWSHVSLCAMAAKQTGRPVRLVLERPQMFGSVGARPRTEQHLTLAARHDGTLTAIRHDSVSNTSMFEDWTETCCMVTRMLYAVPNQVTTHRIVPMNLGTPTFMRAPGETTGSFALESSMDELAAALKMDPLALRLKNYADTDPQENKPWSGKSLRECYQIGAEKFGWSRRTAAPRSMRNGKMLIGMGMATATYPANRNEAAAIARILPDGSAMVASCTQDLGTGTYTVMTQVAADALGFAPENIHFALGDSSLPKAPGSGGSQSAASVSPAVREAASQARSQLIALALADEASPVHGIAPDDITVENGWVMSRSQPAKRDPAAAIIARSGGKPIEAASTVKPGDERQKYSFHSFGAVFAEVHVDADLGTIRVARVVGVYDVGRVLNEKTARSQLMGGIVWGVGAALQEETLLDTRYGRFTNANLAEYHVPVNADIGSLDITFIDQPDPYINSLGVRGIGEIGITGVPAAIANAVYHATGVRVRDLPVTLDKVMGVRQA, from the coding sequence ATGAATCTGATCGGTCAACCGCTCGACCGCATCGACGGTCTGCTGAAAGTCACCGGCGAAGCGCGCTACGCCGGCGAGTTCTCGGAGGCGCGGCTAGCGCATGCTGTGCTCGTCACCAGCACGATTGCCCGCGGCACGATTGCATCGATCGATGCGAGCCGCGCGCAAGCGTTGCCAGGCGTGTTGCTGGTGATGACGTATCAGAACGCGCCGCGCCTGCCCAATGGCGGCAAGCCCGCTTTGACGCCGCCGGGCGTCCGCCGCCTGTCGCTGCTGCAGGACAATGAGATTCACTACAACAACGAGCCGGTCGCCGTGGTGGTTGCCGATACGCTCGAACACGCCACGGATGCCGCGCGTCAATTACGCATTACCTACCAGAGCAGCGCCGCGACACTCGATTTTGCGCAGGCGAAGCCGAACGGACATGCACCTGACAGACCGCAAGGCCGCATCACCGACACGCAACGCGGCAGCTTCGAGGATGGCATGCGCAGTGGCACGGTTCACGTCGACGCCGTTTACACGACGCCGATCGAACATCACAACCCGATGGAGCCGCACGCCACGATGGCGCACTGGGACGGCCCGCAACTCACGCTCTACGACTCGACGCAAGGCGTGAGCAATGCGGCGCAGGCGGTCGCGCGAACGCTCGGCATGTCACCCGGCGACGTGCGCGTGATTTCGCCGTTTATCGGTGGTGGTTTTGGTTGCAAGGGATCGTCGTGGTCGCACGTGTCGCTGTGCGCGATGGCAGCGAAGCAGACTGGGCGTCCGGTGCGTCTCGTGCTCGAGCGTCCGCAGATGTTCGGGTCCGTCGGCGCCCGTCCGCGGACCGAGCAGCATCTCACGCTTGCCGCGCGGCACGACGGCACGCTGACGGCGATACGCCATGACAGTGTGTCGAATACGTCGATGTTCGAAGACTGGACCGAAACCTGCTGCATGGTCACGCGCATGTTGTACGCGGTGCCCAATCAGGTCACGACGCACCGGATCGTGCCGATGAACCTCGGCACACCGACCTTCATGCGCGCGCCTGGCGAGACGACCGGCTCGTTCGCGCTCGAATCGTCGATGGACGAACTCGCTGCGGCGTTGAAGATGGACCCGCTCGCGCTGCGCCTGAAGAATTACGCCGATACCGATCCACAGGAAAACAAACCGTGGTCCGGGAAATCCTTGCGCGAGTGCTATCAGATCGGCGCCGAGAAATTCGGCTGGTCCCGGCGCACCGCCGCACCGCGTTCGATGCGCAACGGCAAGATGCTGATCGGCATGGGTATGGCGACCGCGACCTATCCGGCCAACCGCAACGAAGCCGCGGCCATCGCGCGGATTCTGCCGGACGGCAGCGCGATGGTCGCCTCCTGCACCCAGGACCTCGGCACCGGGACCTACACCGTGATGACCCAGGTGGCCGCCGACGCCCTCGGCTTCGCGCCGGAAAACATCCACTTCGCGCTCGGCGACTCGTCGCTGCCGAAAGCCCCCGGGTCAGGCGGATCGCAATCGGCGGCGAGCGTTTCGCCTGCTGTGCGCGAGGCCGCGAGCCAGGCGCGCAGCCAGTTGATCGCATTGGCCCTCGCCGACGAAGCCTCGCCCGTGCACGGCATCGCACCCGACGACATCACGGTGGAAAATGGCTGGGTCATGAGCCGCTCACAACCGGCGAAGCGCGATCCGGCGGCCGCGATCATCGCGCGCTCAGGCGGCAAACCGATCGAGGCCGCCTCGACGGTCAAACCCGGCGATGAGAGGCAGAAGTACTCGTTTCACTCGTTTGGCGCCGTGTTCGCCGAAGTCCATGTCGATGCCGACCTCGGCACGATTCGCGTGGCGCGCGTGGTCGGCGTGTATGACGTGGGGCGCGTGTTGAACGAGAAGACTGCGCGCAGCCAGTTGATGGGCGGCATTGTGTGGGGCGTGGGGGCGGCGCTACAGGAAGAGACTTTGCTCGATACGCGCTACGGGCGCTTCACGAACGCGAATCTCGCCGAGTACCACGTGCCGGTGAATGCCGACATCGGCTCGCTCGACATCACGTTCATCGATCAGCCTGATCCGTACATCAACTCGCTCGGCGTACGCGGCATCGGCGAGATCGGCATCACCGGCGTACCGGCGGCGATCGCGAATGCGGTGTATCACGCGACCGGCGTGCGCGTGCGCGATCTGCCGGTGACGCTCGATAAAGTGATGGGGGTGCGGCAGGCGTGA
- a CDS encoding cysteine hydrolase family protein has translation MKRLDDNAALILIDLQKGIQFPKLGRRNNPDAERHLAALLAHWRDTARPVVHVRHISREPDSVFWPGQSGVEFQTAFEPNRNEHVVEKNVPDAFIASGLERWLRARKIAQVVIAGVITNNSVEATARTAGNLGFTTLVASDAAFTFDMRDLNGRLWAAEDIHALSLANLAMDYAQIATTAEIVGRA, from the coding sequence ATGAAGCGTCTCGACGACAATGCCGCACTGATCCTGATCGATCTGCAAAAGGGCATTCAGTTTCCGAAGCTCGGCCGCCGCAACAACCCCGACGCCGAACGCCATCTCGCGGCCTTGCTCGCCCATTGGCGCGACACCGCGCGTCCTGTCGTGCACGTGCGCCACATTTCCCGTGAGCCGGACTCGGTATTCTGGCCGGGGCAGAGCGGCGTCGAGTTTCAGACGGCGTTCGAGCCGAACCGCAACGAGCATGTCGTCGAAAAGAACGTGCCGGATGCGTTTATCGCGAGCGGGCTCGAACGCTGGTTGCGCGCACGGAAGATCGCTCAGGTGGTGATTGCGGGCGTGATCACGAACAACTCGGTCGAAGCCACCGCACGTACGGCCGGTAATCTCGGCTTCACCACGCTGGTGGCGAGCGACGCCGCCTTTACCTTCGACATGCGCGATCTGAACGGTCGCTTGTGGGCGGCCGAGGATATTCACGCGCTGTCGCTCGCAAACCTTGCGATGGATTATGCGCAGATCGCGACCACCGCCGAGATTGTCGGCCGCGCGTAA
- a CDS encoding NTP transferase domain-containing protein — MAYASLATGVLLAAGFGSRFDPDGLHNKLLAHMPDGTPVAHEAAHRLLHVVSRVLAVVRPGSDALARLLNNAGCDVVFAADANRGMGASLAAGIEASDDAEGWIVALADMPHIATTTIEAVARALDGGASIVAPFYQGQRGHPVGFGVEHRDALMSLDGDTGARALLASQRVMRLDVDDAGILRDVDTPEDLRNV; from the coding sequence ATGGCCTACGCCTCGCTTGCCACTGGCGTGTTGCTCGCCGCCGGCTTCGGCTCACGCTTCGATCCGGACGGCCTGCACAATAAACTGCTCGCGCACATGCCCGACGGCACGCCGGTCGCGCACGAAGCCGCGCACCGGCTGCTGCATGTCGTCTCGCGTGTGCTGGCCGTGGTGCGGCCGGGGTCGGATGCCCTTGCGCGCCTCCTGAACAACGCCGGCTGCGATGTGGTGTTCGCCGCGGACGCCAATCGAGGCATGGGCGCGAGCCTCGCCGCCGGCATCGAAGCCAGCGACGACGCCGAGGGCTGGATCGTCGCGCTCGCCGACATGCCGCACATCGCCACCACGACGATCGAAGCGGTGGCGCGGGCGCTCGACGGCGGCGCGTCGATCGTGGCGCCGTTTTATCAGGGACAGCGCGGCCATCCGGTCGGCTTTGGCGTCGAGCATCGGGACGCGCTGATGTCACTCGACGGCGATACTGGCGCGCGCGCGTTGTTGGCCTCGCAGCGGGTGATGCGGCTGGATGTCGACGATGCAGGGATTCTGCGGGACGTGGATACGCCGGAAGATTTGCGCAATGTTTAG
- a CDS encoding ABC-F family ATP-binding cassette domain-containing protein: MISVRNVTLRRGVNVVLDGASVTFAPGEKIGLVGRNGAGKSSFFGLLNGTLHEDGGEFSIPAAWKMGQVAQEMPETEQSATDFVIDGDTVLLAAQAEVAAAEASDDGMRMAHAYMALHDAGAHDAPARAQALIQGLGFSAAQLSQPVNSFSGGWRMRLQLARALMCPSDLLLLDEPTNHLDLDALVWLEAWLKRYEGTMVVISHDREFLDAVTQVTVHVDNAKLVRYGGNYSKFEDMRAEQLVLQQAAVARQADKIAHLQKFIDRFKAKASKAKQAQSRVKALERMEKIAPVLADAEFAFEFKEPLNIPNPLLSMLDASFGYPAPADTPPGTPPTVIVRGINRSVLAGQRIGILGANGQGKSTLVKTVAHELAPIAGEISEGKGLNIGYFAQQELDVLRPLDTPMEHMIRLAKDTPASMRAPGQSGTEQSLRTFLGTFNFSGDMVHQAVRTMSGGEKARLVLCMIVWQRPNLLLLDEPTNHLDLATREALGMALNEFEGTVMLVSHDRSLLRAVCDEFWLVTKGGVEPFDGDLDDYQQFLRDEARRMREQAAGEQKVIA, translated from the coding sequence ATGATTTCCGTCCGTAATGTCACGCTGCGCCGCGGCGTCAATGTCGTACTCGACGGCGCGTCCGTCACCTTCGCCCCCGGCGAAAAGATTGGCCTTGTCGGCCGCAATGGCGCCGGCAAGTCATCCTTCTTCGGCCTTCTCAACGGCACGCTGCACGAAGACGGCGGCGAGTTCTCGATTCCCGCTGCATGGAAGATGGGCCAGGTCGCGCAGGAGATGCCGGAGACCGAGCAAAGTGCGACCGACTTCGTCATCGACGGTGACACCGTACTGCTGGCCGCGCAGGCCGAAGTAGCCGCCGCTGAGGCCAGCGACGACGGCATGCGCATGGCGCACGCCTACATGGCCCTGCACGACGCCGGTGCACATGATGCCCCCGCACGTGCCCAGGCGCTGATCCAGGGCCTGGGCTTCAGTGCTGCGCAGCTTAGCCAGCCGGTCAACAGTTTCTCCGGCGGCTGGCGCATGCGACTGCAGCTGGCGCGCGCGCTCATGTGCCCGTCCGACTTGCTGTTGCTCGACGAACCGACCAATCACCTCGACCTCGACGCGCTGGTCTGGCTGGAAGCGTGGCTCAAGCGCTACGAAGGAACCATGGTCGTGATCAGCCACGACCGCGAATTCCTCGACGCGGTGACGCAGGTGACCGTGCACGTCGACAACGCCAAGCTGGTGCGTTACGGCGGCAACTACAGCAAGTTCGAAGACATGCGCGCCGAGCAACTCGTGTTGCAGCAGGCCGCGGTGGCCAGGCAGGCGGACAAGATCGCCCACCTCCAGAAGTTCATCGACCGCTTCAAGGCCAAGGCCTCGAAGGCGAAGCAGGCGCAGAGCCGGGTCAAGGCGCTCGAACGCATGGAGAAGATCGCACCGGTGCTTGCCGACGCGGAGTTCGCCTTCGAGTTCAAGGAGCCGCTCAACATCCCGAACCCGCTGTTGTCGATGCTGGACGCGAGCTTCGGCTACCCGGCACCGGCCGACACACCGCCGGGCACGCCGCCCACGGTCATCGTGCGGGGCATCAACCGTTCCGTGCTGGCCGGGCAGCGCATCGGCATTCTCGGTGCCAACGGCCAGGGCAAGTCCACGCTGGTGAAGACGGTGGCGCACGAGCTGGCGCCGATTGCCGGCGAAATCAGCGAAGGCAAAGGCCTGAACATCGGTTACTTCGCCCAGCAGGAACTCGACGTGCTGCGTCCTCTCGACACGCCGATGGAACACATGATCCGCCTTGCCAAGGACACGCCGGCGAGCATGCGTGCCCCCGGCCAGAGTGGCACCGAACAATCGCTTCGCACCTTCCTCGGCACCTTCAACTTCAGTGGCGACATGGTCCACCAGGCGGTCAGAACGATGAGCGGCGGCGAAAAGGCGCGGCTCGTGTTGTGCATGATCGTGTGGCAGCGCCCCAACCTGCTGCTGCTCGACGAGCCTACCAACCACCTCGACCTGGCCACACGCGAAGCGCTAGGCATGGCACTCAACGAATTCGAAGGCACAGTGATGCTGGTCAGTCACGACCGGTCCCTGCTGCGCGCGGTATGTGACGAGTTCTGGCTCGTCACCAAGGGTGGCGTCGAGCCTTTCGACGGCGACCTGGACGATTACCAGCAGTTCCTGCGCGACGAAGCCCGTCGCATGCGTGAGCAGGCTGCCGGGGAGCAGAAGGTCATCGCCTGA
- a CDS encoding glycogen/starch/alpha-glucan phosphorylase, producing MDDTPTLKSPTSAEPARSGLGVAALQRDIVDNLICLQGRYPEIASPHDWYMALAFAVRDRMMTRRVATTHAYVARGAKVACYLSAEFLIGPQLGNNLINLGIQSNARDALQALGLDLDDLLAIEEEPGLGNGGLGRLAACYLDSLSTLEIPAIGYGIRYEFGIFDQEIRDGWQVEVTDKWLQKGNPWEILRPDVAFYVSFGGRTESGTDAQGRFCVRWVPAYTVKGVACDTPMPGFRVNMCNTLRLWKSEAVESFDLQDFNAGDYYEAVQEKVRSETLSKVLYPNDEPEAGKRLRLAQQYFFVSCSLQDMLRLLALKGEPIGRLADMFTAQLNDTHPSIAVAELMRLLVDERQVPWDEAWDITRRALSYTNHTLLPEALETWGLSLFRDLLPRLLDIIYEINRRFLDEVRQRYPGDDERLARMSLIDENGAKRVRMAHLATVGSHAVNGVAALHSELLEQTVLRDFAELWPERFHNVTNGVTPRRFMMLSNPGLATLLDETVGEGWVTDLARLRKLDEYADDAAFQDRWRRVKQANKEVLAARIHSATGVIVDSGALFDIQVKRIHEYKRQHLNALFIVALYLRLRRNPQMALTPRCFVFGGKAAPGYAMAKLIIRLINGIAEVVNDDPVVNGRLKVVFFPDFNVKNAQFIYPAADLSEQISTAGKEASGTGNMKFMMNGALTIGTLDGANVEIREEVGDENFFLFGLTADEVERVKGAGHRPIEYVNANEALREVLELIAAGHFSRGDREMFRPLVDNLLHADPFLVLADYAAYVARQEDVSDAWQDTRRWTRMSILNTAYAGKFSSDRAIGEYCEQIWKIRPVKIALE from the coding sequence ATGGACGACACGCCCACCCTGAAATCACCGACCAGCGCGGAACCTGCGCGCAGCGGTCTTGGCGTCGCGGCGCTGCAGCGCGACATCGTCGACAACCTGATCTGTCTGCAGGGCCGATATCCAGAGATTGCGTCCCCGCACGACTGGTACATGGCGCTTGCGTTTGCCGTCCGTGACCGGATGATGACACGCAGGGTCGCCACTACGCACGCCTACGTGGCACGCGGTGCAAAGGTCGCCTGCTATCTGTCCGCGGAGTTCCTGATCGGTCCGCAACTCGGCAACAACCTGATAAACCTGGGTATCCAGAGCAATGCGCGCGATGCGTTGCAGGCGCTCGGCCTTGACCTCGACGACCTGCTCGCGATCGAGGAAGAACCAGGGCTTGGCAACGGCGGGCTGGGCCGCCTGGCGGCATGCTATCTCGACTCGCTTTCCACCCTCGAAATTCCGGCCATTGGTTATGGCATCCGCTACGAATTCGGGATCTTTGACCAGGAGATCCGTGACGGCTGGCAGGTGGAAGTCACCGACAAGTGGCTGCAGAAAGGCAACCCTTGGGAGATACTGCGCCCGGACGTTGCCTTCTACGTGAGTTTCGGCGGCCGCACGGAAAGCGGGACCGACGCGCAGGGCCGTTTTTGTGTGCGATGGGTTCCGGCATACACGGTCAAGGGCGTGGCCTGCGATACGCCAATGCCGGGCTTTCGCGTCAACATGTGCAACACGCTGAGGCTCTGGAAGAGTGAGGCGGTCGAGTCGTTCGACCTTCAGGACTTCAACGCCGGCGATTACTACGAGGCCGTCCAGGAGAAGGTGAGGTCTGAAACGCTGTCGAAGGTGCTCTATCCGAATGACGAGCCGGAAGCCGGCAAGCGCTTGCGGCTCGCGCAGCAATATTTCTTCGTCTCATGCTCGCTGCAGGACATGCTGCGTCTGCTCGCGCTCAAAGGCGAACCGATCGGCCGCCTGGCGGACATGTTCACCGCGCAACTCAACGACACGCATCCCTCGATTGCCGTCGCCGAGCTGATGCGTCTGCTGGTGGACGAGCGACAGGTGCCGTGGGACGAAGCCTGGGACATCACGCGGCGCGCGCTCTCCTATACGAATCACACGCTGTTGCCCGAAGCGCTCGAGACGTGGGGGCTGTCGCTGTTTCGGGATTTGCTGCCGCGTCTGCTCGACATCATCTATGAGATCAATCGCCGCTTCCTCGATGAGGTCCGGCAACGCTACCCGGGCGATGACGAACGTCTCGCGCGCATGTCGCTGATCGACGAGAACGGTGCAAAGCGCGTGCGTATGGCGCATTTAGCAACGGTCGGCAGCCACGCGGTCAACGGCGTGGCCGCGCTCCATTCGGAACTCCTTGAGCAGACCGTGCTGCGGGATTTCGCCGAACTATGGCCCGAGCGGTTTCACAACGTGACCAACGGTGTCACACCGCGCCGATTCATGATGCTTAGTAATCCGGGCCTTGCAACCCTGCTGGATGAAACGGTCGGCGAAGGTTGGGTGACCGATCTCGCCAGGCTGCGCAAACTCGACGAGTACGCCGACGACGCAGCGTTTCAGGATCGCTGGCGCCGCGTAAAACAGGCAAACAAAGAGGTGCTCGCCGCGCGCATCCACAGCGCGACGGGCGTCATTGTCGACTCGGGCGCACTGTTCGACATTCAGGTCAAGCGCATCCACGAATATAAGCGGCAACACCTGAACGCGCTTTTCATCGTGGCGCTCTATCTGCGCTTACGGCGCAATCCGCAGATGGCGTTGACGCCGCGCTGCTTCGTGTTCGGCGGCAAGGCCGCGCCAGGCTATGCGATGGCCAAGCTCATCATCCGCCTGATCAACGGAATCGCCGAAGTTGTCAACGACGACCCGGTAGTGAACGGGCGGCTGAAGGTCGTGTTCTTTCCGGATTTCAACGTGAAAAATGCGCAGTTCATCTACCCGGCCGCCGATCTGTCCGAGCAGATTTCGACAGCCGGCAAGGAAGCCTCCGGCACCGGCAACATGAAGTTCATGATGAATGGCGCATTGACCATTGGCACGCTGGACGGGGCCAACGTCGAAATCCGCGAGGAAGTCGGCGACGAAAACTTCTTCCTGTTCGGTCTGACCGCAGACGAAGTGGAACGTGTGAAAGGAGCGGGCCACCGCCCGATCGAGTACGTGAATGCGAACGAGGCGCTACGTGAAGTGCTGGAGCTGATCGCCGCCGGGCACTTCTCGCGCGGAGACCGCGAGATGTTCCGTCCGCTGGTCGACAATCTGCTTCACGCGGACCCGTTTCTCGTCCTTGCCGATTACGCGGCGTACGTGGCGCGCCAGGAGGACGTCAGCGACGCCTGGCAGGACACGCGGCGCTGGACTCGCATGTCGATCCTGAACACTGCGTATGCGGGCAAGTTCTCGTCCGATCGCGCAATCGGCGAATACTGCGAGCAGATCTGGAAGATTCGCCCGGTGAAGATCGCTCTGGAATGA
- a CDS encoding UdgX family uracil-DNA binding protein (This protein belongs to the uracil DNA glycosylase superfamily, members of which act in excision repair of DNA. However, it belongs more specifically to UdgX branch, whose founding member was found to bind uracil in DNA (where it does not belong), without cleaving it, appears to promote DNA repair by a pathway involving RecA, rather than base excision.) produces the protein MKRIPIELSFAAWRRAARALLRQGVDPSQIEWVESGSEAAVESRGADNGSAAGHALPSSATSAAEHIACATAAGVPGAEPAGIVAGDVDTGTTAALAIPRELLSWLKTAACFRAPDRWALLYRVLWRWTHGEHHVLDLSDPDGALLDQRIKAIEHETEDLLTLTLFRRRDPSMGPPEFVGWYEPHHDLLERAAARFAARMGDSTWMLATPHGAVFWNGMLLRIDRPAAEEREPAAHALPASAMTGEAITSTPAEALWLAYYANAFNGLPSPVPLRYWRMPPAGPPLPARLARERSRLGAQSAAVTVPPTPPVEYSAMTPPLLEPTGPLATCRRCALWRNAKQTVAGAGPASAAIMVVGEQPGEYENQHGEPFTGPTGQLLDAVLVRAGLERKALYLTYAVKHYKWETLDQQRVHRTPARREVEACQYWLEKELTRVAPRVVVTLGATALKALTGAHVNLSEYLGQTIAHEGRLIVPAWHPSYALGMADARLRDDILASIATAFSRAAALAGGGA, from the coding sequence ATGAAACGCATTCCGATTGAACTGTCTTTCGCCGCATGGCGGCGCGCCGCGCGGGCGCTGCTGCGGCAAGGCGTCGATCCATCGCAAATCGAGTGGGTCGAATCAGGAAGCGAGGCGGCAGTCGAAAGTCGTGGCGCCGACAATGGTTCGGCCGCCGGACACGCCTTGCCATCTTCTGCAACCTCCGCGGCTGAGCATATCGCCTGCGCGACGGCAGCAGGCGTGCCAGGCGCAGAGCCCGCGGGTATCGTTGCAGGCGACGTCGACACAGGCACTACCGCCGCGCTCGCCATCCCCCGCGAACTCCTCTCCTGGCTGAAAACAGCCGCATGCTTCCGCGCACCAGACCGCTGGGCGCTGCTGTACCGCGTCCTGTGGCGCTGGACGCACGGCGAACACCACGTCCTCGATCTGAGCGACCCCGACGGCGCGCTGCTCGATCAACGTATCAAGGCGATTGAGCACGAAACCGAGGATCTGCTGACGCTCACGCTGTTCAGACGGCGCGATCCGTCGATGGGGCCACCCGAGTTCGTCGGCTGGTACGAGCCGCATCATGACTTGCTGGAGCGCGCCGCCGCGCGGTTTGCCGCACGCATGGGCGATTCCACGTGGATGCTGGCCACGCCGCATGGCGCGGTGTTCTGGAACGGCATGCTGCTGCGCATCGACCGGCCGGCAGCGGAGGAACGCGAACCAGCCGCCCACGCGCTGCCGGCAAGCGCCATGACTGGCGAAGCCATCACCAGCACGCCCGCGGAGGCACTCTGGCTCGCGTACTACGCCAACGCCTTCAATGGCCTGCCGTCGCCCGTGCCGCTGCGTTACTGGAGAATGCCGCCTGCGGGTCCGCCGCTGCCCGCACGCCTCGCGCGCGAGCGCAGCCGTCTCGGCGCGCAGAGCGCCGCCGTCACCGTTCCCCCTACACCGCCGGTCGAGTATTCGGCGATGACGCCGCCATTGCTGGAGCCCACTGGCCCGCTCGCCACCTGCCGGCGCTGCGCGTTATGGCGCAACGCGAAGCAGACGGTTGCGGGCGCTGGGCCTGCATCCGCGGCGATCATGGTGGTCGGCGAACAGCCCGGCGAGTACGAGAACCAGCACGGCGAGCCCTTCACCGGCCCGACGGGTCAATTGCTGGACGCCGTGCTTGTGCGCGCCGGACTGGAGAGGAAGGCGTTGTATCTGACTTACGCCGTCAAGCATTACAAATGGGAAACGCTCGACCAGCAGCGCGTCCATCGCACGCCTGCGCGGCGCGAAGTCGAGGCTTGCCAGTACTGGCTTGAAAAAGAACTGACACGGGTCGCGCCACGCGTGGTCGTCACACTCGGCGCGACCGCGCTGAAAGCGCTGACCGGCGCGCACGTCAATCTGTCCGAATACCTCGGTCAAACCATTGCCCACGAGGGGCGCCTGATCGTGCCGGCCTGGCATCCGTCGTATGCGCTGGGAATGGCCGACGCCAGGTTGCGCGACGACATCCTGGCGAGCATTGCGACGGCGTTCAGCCGCGCAGCGGCGCTGGCGGGCGGCGGTGCGTAG
- a CDS encoding PIG-L deacetylase family protein, producing the protein MSETSPRLFIVSPHFDDAVFSCGALLAAHPDAAVCTVFAAPPEQEMHTEWDEKSGFTSAHQAVHARTREDNLALEMLDAIPLRLPFRDGQYMDSPSIARLAAALEETIYRTTANTLLMPLGLYHDDHVRVFEACSEILPRLSHLTWFAYEDAIHRLTPGVVQARLADLAQRGIVATPAYPSASHTIDLPRRAQLKREAVNAYASQLRAFGAGNYDDVFAAERYWQLRVSRRGKK; encoded by the coding sequence ATGAGCGAAACCAGCCCTCGCCTTTTCATCGTCTCGCCCCATTTCGACGACGCCGTCTTCAGTTGCGGCGCATTACTCGCCGCCCATCCCGACGCAGCGGTCTGCACGGTGTTTGCCGCGCCGCCCGAGCAGGAAATGCATACCGAATGGGATGAAAAGTCGGGTTTCACGAGCGCCCATCAGGCCGTCCACGCCCGCACGCGCGAAGACAACCTCGCGCTGGAGATGCTCGACGCGATTCCCTTACGCTTGCCGTTTCGCGACGGCCAGTACATGGATTCGCCATCGATCGCCAGATTGGCGGCGGCGCTTGAAGAGACCATCTACCGCACGACCGCGAATACGCTGCTCATGCCGCTCGGTCTGTATCACGACGATCACGTGCGCGTATTCGAAGCCTGCAGCGAAATCCTGCCGCGCCTGTCGCATCTCACGTGGTTCGCCTACGAGGACGCCATTCACCGCCTCACACCCGGGGTCGTGCAGGCGCGCCTCGCCGACCTCGCGCAACGCGGCATCGTCGCCACACCGGCCTATCCGAGCGCGAGTCATACGATTGATCTCCCGCGCCGCGCCCAGCTCAAACGCGAAGCGGTCAACGCCTACGCAAGCCAGCTGCGCGCGTTCGGCGCGGGCAATTACGACGACGTTTTCGCGGCCGAACGCTACTGGCAATTGCGCGTGAGCCGCCGCGGGAAAAAGTAA